A window from Bdellovibrionales bacterium encodes these proteins:
- the dut gene encoding dUTP diphosphatase, which produces MKTLTVKIKKLENFKGEIPQYQSAGASGVDVRAQLTAPMTLKPGERAMIPTGLSFECPLGFEIQARPRSGFAAKQGVTVLNTPGTIDADYRGEVKIIVINLGQDSVLIQDQERIAQLVVAPVIQAHFEVADELSFTDRGVGGFGSTGRA; this is translated from the coding sequence ATGAAAACATTAACAGTAAAAATTAAAAAATTAGAAAATTTTAAAGGCGAAATTCCTCAGTACCAGTCCGCTGGTGCGAGTGGTGTCGATGTGCGTGCGCAGTTGACGGCGCCGATGACTTTGAAGCCAGGTGAGCGTGCGATGATCCCTACGGGTTTGAGCTTTGAGTGTCCACTTGGTTTTGAAATTCAGGCACGTCCTCGCAGCGGCTTTGCGGCGAAGCAAGGTGTGACAGTTTTGAACACGCCGGGAACGATCGATGCGGACTATCGTGGTGAAGTGAAAATCATCGTGATCAACTTGGGCCAAGACAGTGTTTTGATCCAAGATCAAGAGCGCATTGCTCAGTTGGTTGTTGCGCCTGTGATCCAAGCGCACTTCGAAGTGGCGGACGAGTTGTCCTTCACAGATCGTGGTGTTGGTGGCTTCGGTTCTACCGGCCGCGCATAA
- a CDS encoding insulinase family protein has protein sequence MIPFHKSELDNGIRVLSEQHLDSRAVSIGIWVLTGTRDEAADEGGISHLLEHLVFKGTKTRSAYQIAKSLEALGGDLNAYTTREYTCYHALVLKDHWEKALDVLCDLVSNMQISAKDYKLEKGVILQEIAMTDDTPEELIYDLLFEKAYAGNPLSTPILGTVKSVANMSQKKVTDYYKSRYTGRNIIVTAAGNLDHQVFFEAVEKKLAKKPKAKFKANREKPRWKTGRVVSEKSSEQTHMLMGLPTTSFKDNQRFESYIVNTLLGGGMTSKLYQSVREKKGLVYSIHSMLNTYVDSGSLLIYAGTDLKSVRKVAEIISRELRKLKKSGISAADVELFKTQVIGSILLGSDDIESRMTSIAVNEMVFGEYRSVDSVVQQIQKVTRTSVNEFIREKFDIDKISGVLMGSGVDELNKWWKDFEF, from the coding sequence ATGATCCCTTTTCATAAAAGTGAATTAGACAACGGAATCCGAGTGCTGAGTGAACAGCACTTGGATTCTCGTGCGGTGTCCATCGGGATTTGGGTTCTGACGGGCACTCGGGATGAGGCTGCTGACGAAGGCGGCATCTCGCATCTTCTTGAGCATCTTGTCTTTAAAGGCACGAAAACTCGCTCAGCCTATCAAATCGCGAAATCATTAGAAGCACTCGGTGGGGATCTCAATGCGTACACCACGCGTGAGTATACTTGCTATCATGCGCTTGTGCTCAAAGACCATTGGGAGAAAGCTCTTGATGTGCTTTGTGATTTGGTCAGCAATATGCAAATCTCGGCAAAGGATTATAAGCTTGAAAAAGGGGTGATCCTGCAAGAGATCGCTATGACCGACGATACTCCGGAAGAGTTGATCTACGATCTTCTTTTTGAAAAAGCTTATGCCGGAAATCCGCTGTCGACACCGATTCTTGGAACGGTAAAGTCAGTGGCGAACATGTCGCAAAAGAAGGTGACGGATTATTATAAGTCCCGTTACACCGGCCGCAATATCATTGTGACGGCAGCAGGGAACTTGGATCATCAGGTCTTCTTTGAGGCTGTTGAGAAGAAGCTCGCAAAAAAGCCAAAGGCGAAATTTAAAGCCAATCGTGAAAAACCTCGTTGGAAGACGGGTCGTGTGGTTTCTGAAAAATCATCTGAGCAAACCCATATGTTGATGGGATTGCCAACGACGAGTTTTAAAGACAATCAACGTTTTGAATCTTATATCGTAAACACTCTTTTAGGTGGCGGTATGACTTCGAAACTTTACCAAAGTGTTCGTGAGAAAAAAGGCCTGGTTTATTCAATTCACAGCATGCTGAACACCTATGTGGATTCAGGCTCTTTGCTGATTTATGCGGGAACTGATTTAAAGAGCGTTCGAAAAGTGGCTGAAATCATTTCTCGTGAGCTGAGAAAGCTCAAAAAGTCGGGGATTTCAGCAGCAGACGTGGAACTCTTTAAGACCCAAGTCATTGGTAGCATTTTGCTGGGGTCTGATGATATTGAAAGTCGTATGACCTCTATCGCGGTGAATGAGATGGTTTTTGGTGAATACCGTTCTGTAGACTCGGTGGTTCAGCAGATCCAGAAAGTCACTCGCACTTCTGTGAATGAATTCATTCGCGAGAAGTTTGATATCGACAAGATTTCGGGCGTCCTGATGGGCTCCGGAGTCGACGAGCTCAACAAGTGGTGGAAAGACTTCGAATTTTAA
- the pnp gene encoding polyribonucleotide nucleotidyltransferase, which produces MKTTVTTSVGGKQITIETGRLAKQADGAALVTCGNNMVLVTAVSSKKQSTLDFFPLTVEYIEKFYATGKIPGGYFKREGKPTNDAVLTARLIDRPIRPLFPEGYRFETQVVGTVLSADGAFPIEILASLGASAALHVSNIPFGGPTAAIQVGRVDGEFIANPTPQQMEKSDMNIIVAGTRNGLLMVEGETKFISEADALAALKFGHQSMMPLLNAQDELREKVGSPAKREFTAPQIDPEFRMKAEEMLKDPIAKALTIKEKQDRYAAGDKAHAEAKEALLATITDKDLLATRTKELASIVEDLKYKSARSMILDKAVRIDGRDVKTVRPIANEVGLLPRAHGSGLFTRGETQCLATVTLGTADDEQMIDALLGTEKRRFMLHYNFPPYSVGETGRFGGQGRREIGHGNLAERALKAVLPDHEKFPYTIRVVSEVLESNGSSSMGSVCAGTMALLDAGVHIKGNVAGIAMGLIKEGDRVAVLTDILGDEDHLGDMDFKVAGTATGITALQMDIKIDSVSFAVMEQALAQAKDGRVHILGEMEKVMKLARGQISEFAPRIETIKIKPDKIREVIGTGGKVIRGITEATGVKIEIQDDGTINIASADPEATKAAIKMINEIIAEAEVGKAYKGRVVKIAEFGAFVEILPNTQGLLHISEIANERIRSVTDVLKEGDMVDVKVLEVDRAGRIKLSRKALLN; this is translated from the coding sequence ATGAAAACGACTGTTACTACTTCGGTGGGCGGAAAACAGATTACCATCGAAACAGGCCGTTTGGCGAAACAAGCTGATGGAGCTGCTCTTGTTACATGCGGTAACAACATGGTCCTCGTCACAGCTGTTTCCAGCAAGAAACAATCAACTCTCGACTTCTTCCCGTTGACTGTGGAATACATCGAGAAGTTCTATGCGACAGGAAAAATTCCTGGTGGCTACTTCAAACGTGAAGGGAAGCCAACGAATGATGCTGTTTTGACAGCACGTTTGATCGACCGTCCAATCCGTCCTCTCTTCCCAGAAGGTTACAGATTCGAAACTCAAGTCGTTGGCACTGTACTTTCTGCTGACGGCGCATTCCCGATCGAAATTTTGGCGAGCTTAGGTGCTTCTGCAGCTTTGCACGTATCCAACATTCCATTCGGTGGCCCAACAGCGGCGATCCAAGTGGGCCGTGTTGACGGTGAATTCATCGCCAACCCAACGCCACAACAAATGGAAAAATCGGACATGAACATCATCGTTGCGGGAACTCGCAATGGTCTGTTGATGGTAGAAGGTGAAACGAAATTCATCTCTGAAGCAGACGCTTTGGCTGCATTGAAATTCGGTCACCAATCCATGATGCCTCTTTTGAACGCGCAAGATGAGTTGCGTGAAAAAGTGGGTTCTCCTGCTAAACGTGAATTCACGGCTCCGCAAATCGATCCTGAATTCCGTATGAAAGCGGAAGAGATGTTGAAAGATCCAATCGCGAAAGCTTTGACGATCAAAGAAAAACAAGATCGTTACGCTGCTGGCGATAAAGCTCACGCGGAAGCGAAAGAAGCTTTGCTTGCAACAATCACTGATAAAGACTTGCTTGCAACTCGCACGAAAGAGTTGGCTTCCATCGTCGAAGATTTGAAATACAAATCAGCTCGTAGCATGATTTTGGACAAAGCAGTTCGTATCGACGGCCGTGATGTGAAAACAGTTCGTCCGATCGCAAACGAAGTGGGATTGTTGCCACGTGCTCACGGTTCGGGTCTTTTCACTCGTGGTGAGACTCAGTGTTTGGCGACTGTCACTTTGGGGACAGCAGATGATGAACAAATGATCGATGCATTGCTCGGCACTGAAAAGCGTCGTTTTATGCTTCATTACAACTTCCCACCATACTCTGTGGGAGAAACAGGCCGCTTTGGTGGTCAAGGCCGTCGCGAAATCGGTCACGGTAACTTGGCTGAGCGCGCGTTGAAAGCCGTTCTTCCGGATCACGAGAAGTTCCCATACACAATCCGCGTCGTTTCTGAAGTTTTGGAGTCAAACGGCTCTAGCTCTATGGGTTCTGTTTGTGCGGGGACTATGGCGTTGTTAGATGCCGGCGTTCATATCAAAGGCAACGTTGCGGGTATCGCCATGGGCTTGATCAAAGAAGGCGATCGCGTTGCTGTATTGACAGACATCTTGGGTGATGAAGATCACTTGGGCGATATGGACTTCAAAGTGGCGGGTACTGCAACAGGTATCACGGCTCTTCAAATGGATATCAAAATCGATTCAGTTTCTTTCGCAGTGATGGAACAAGCTTTGGCGCAAGCTAAAGACGGTCGCGTTCACATCTTGGGCGAAATGGAAAAAGTGATGAAATTGGCTCGTGGTCAGATCTCTGAGTTTGCTCCACGTATCGAGACCATCAAAATTAAGCCAGACAAGATCCGCGAAGTGATCGGTACGGGTGGTAAAGTGATTCGTGGAATCACTGAAGCAACCGGTGTTAAGATCGAAATCCAAGACGACGGTACAATCAACATCGCGTCTGCGGATCCAGAAGCAACAAAAGCTGCTATCAAGATGATCAATGAGATTATTGCAGAGGCAGAAGTCGGTAAGGCTTATAAAGGCCGTGTTGTTAAGATTGCTGAATTCGGAGCTTTCGTTGAAATCCTTCCGAACACGCAAGGTCTTTTGCACATCTCTGAAATCGCGAACGAAAGAATTCGTAGCGTGACAGACGTGCTCAAAGAGGGCGACATGGTGGACGTGAAAGTTCTTGAGGTCGATCGCGCAGGTCGTATCAAGCTTTCTCGTAAGGCTTTGTTGAATTAA